A portion of the Oncorhynchus masou masou isolate Uvic2021 chromosome 11, UVic_Omas_1.1, whole genome shotgun sequence genome contains these proteins:
- the LOC135548320 gene encoding high mobility group protein B2-like codes for MPGKDPNKLKGKTSSYASFVATCRAEHKKKHPGTSVKFSEFSKKCSERWRTMSAKEKGKFEDMAKGDKVRYDKDMKGYVPPKGSKAAGKRKKGPNAPKRPPSTFFVFCAEHRGRIKANNPGMGIGDIAKQLGLLWGKQTPKDKQPHEAKAAKLKEKYEKDVAAYKAKGGAGGTA; via the coding sequence ATGCCGGGTAAAGATCCTAATAAGCTGAAGGGAAAGACTTCTTCCTATGCGTCCTTTGTTGCGACGTGCAGGGCGGAACACAAGAAAAAACACCCAGGAACTTCAGTGAAGTTTTCCGAGTTCTCAAAGAAATGCTCAGAGAGGTGGAGGACCATGTCTGCAAAAGAGAAGGGGAAGTTTGAGGACATGGCCAAGGGTGACAAAGTCCGTTATGACAAGGACATGAAGGGTTATGTGCCCCCTAAGGGATCTAAGGCAGCAGGAAAGAGAAAGAAGGGCCCCAATGCCCCCAAAAGGCCACCTTCTACATTTTTTGTGTTCTGTGCTGAACACCGTGGAAGAATCAAGGCTAATAACCCAGGCATGGGCATTGGCGACATTGCCAAGCAGCTGGGTCTGCTGTGGGGCAAGCAGACTCCCAAAGACAAGCAGCCACACGAAGCAAAGGCCGCCAAGCTGAAGGAAAAGTATGAGAAGGATGTTGCTGCCTACAAGGCTAAGGGAGGCGCAGGTGGAACTGCTTAG